The genome window GGATCACACCGCGGTAGTCCTCCACCGGATCCGGGCCAGGAACCGGGTCCAGGCTGGTCACTGCAGCGCGGACGGGACCATGGAGGTTGCCCGCCACACTCTGCAGCGCCCTGATGATCCAGTGGTGCAGACTCGCGGAGTCGTTGGCGTAGGGGTCGAAGGACAGCCAGGCGCAGACCGCCCCACAGTTGCGGGACCAGTCGGCTAACAGCGTCGTCTTCCCGTAACCCGCCGGGGCCGAGACCACCGTGATCCGATGGGACCCATCGGCGAAGGACACGGCTTCTTCCAATCGACCACGCCGCAACGTGCCGAGTTGGCGTCCGGGTGCACGGATATTCACCTGTGATTCGGACGGACCTGCAGAAGGCGGCCTGTGCCCCACGCTCGTCATGCTAGATCCGCCGGCGAGCCACGACAACCCATCCACGGCCCACGGTTCGAGGCCACTCATTGCGCATTCCTTCGTGGGACCACGACGTGCCGGACCACAAGGGTCAGCGCCGCGGCCACTGGGTTCGCGATCAGGGCCCCGGCGAATCCCATGAGCACCCCTCCGGCCGTGGCGGAGATCAATACCGTAGCTCCGGGAATATGGAGCGCCTTTCCCATTGCCCTGGGGGTCATGACGTAGGCCTCGACTTGCATGTACACCACCATGGCCACCAGAACGACCACCCCGGCGGTGGGCGAACTCAACAACGCGAACAGCGTCATGAAGCACGTCGTCACCACGGTGCCGATCACCGGAATCAGCGTGATGAAGAAGGCGGCGAAGGAAATCGCCCCCGCGTAGGGCACACCGGTGAACGTCAGCAGAACCAGGCTGAACGCGGCGTTGCAGGCAGCTAGCACCACCATCCCGCCCAGGTAACGCCCGATCGAATCCGTGATCCTCTCCGTGAGAAAGATGGCCATGTGCCGCTTCGAGGCGCTGACCAGAGAATAGAAGCCACGCTTCATGCCCTTGAGGGAGACCAGGAAGTACAGGGCAAGCACAGCCATGAAGAACGCCGAGGACAGCCATCCGGCGAGCCCGGTACCCAGCGACAGCGCCCCGCCCGCCACGAACGCCCAGAACGACGACTGCCCGGTCAGGTCACCGAGCCCCTGGATCAGTGCGTCGGCTCCACCACTCGTTGCCGCGTTCACCGTTTGCACCCACGCCTGGTTCGACAGCTCGGCCAGGCTGCCGGGCAGGGAGCGCACCAGCTCGGCACCTTGCCTCAGGACGGGGGGAATCACCAGGACCAGAGTTCCTCCGGCGAGGAGCGCAAAGGCCACGGCCACCACGAGAATCGCCCTGCCTCTGGATAGGCCCCTCCGCCCCAGCACGTTGACCAGGGGATTCAGCGAGAGCGCGATGAACAGCGCCGCGAAGACATTGAAGACAACCCCGGACATGATGACCAGCGCCAGCGCCAGCCCGATGGCCACGATGGCGCCCCAGGTCACCGCGAAGCCCCTGGCAAACGGCGACAGTGGGCCCGGTGAAGGACGAACGGGGCCGGAGGATCGATGCGTCTGCGCACGTCGGGAACTCGTTCCCGCCAGTCGGGGCGCAACCACATGACCGCTGACGAGGAACTCAAACGCGGAGCGGCCGCGGCCCCTGACTGCATGCTCGTTCATGCTGACTCGATCCGCTGCCGGAGTACGACGGTCTCACGCAGGTGCGCCACCCCACCGGGGCTTTCCGCTCCTCTGGATGGCCTCGGCGATTCCACAGCCTGAAGGCTGCGCCTGCACATAACTGTCCACCCAGCCCGCACCCGTCGGATCACCCGCGCAGGATGATTCCGGATCCGGCGGACTGAGGACAATGGCTGGTGTGGACGGACACAGGGCACCTTCGACAACCACGCTTCTGGGTTTATCGGTACCGGCGATCATTGTGGGGGTCATTTCGGCGTTGGGCCTGTTCCTCGTGGAGGAAGCGGCCCACCTGCTCGAACACCTGCTGTGGGTGAGCCTGCCGGCTATCTGGGGCCTCGATCCTGACTCGGGATGGTGGATCTTCAGCGTGCTGAGTTCGGTAGGGCTGGCCGTCGGCGTCATCGTCTCCTTCGCCCCGGGCCATGGCGGTCGGGACTCCGCAACCGTCGAGCTGGTGGCTCCGCCGCTGACACTCACCGCGGTGCCCGGGCTCGTCCTCGTGACCGTGCTGGTCCTGGCCGGCGGCGTCAGCCTCGGGCCAGAATCCCCCATCATCGCCATCAACACGGCGCTGCTGGTCGCGCTGGTTGCCAAGTTCTGGCCCCGCATCGACGTGCACCTCGTGGTCCTGGTGACCGCTGCGGGCACGATAGGGGCACTGTTCGGAACCCCTGTGGCGGCCGCCCTGGTCTTCACCGGCATGGTGGCGGCCGCCACGACCGGCGGCGCGCTGTGGGACAGGCTCTTCCTCCCGCTCCTTGCCGCTGCGGCGGGCTCGCTGACCATGCGTCTGGTCGACGGCCCCCAACTCTGGGCCACGGGGTTACCGTCCCTGGGGACGCCTCAGCTGGCGCATCTTCTGGCCGGCGCCGTGGTCGCCTGCGCCGCAGCACTGTCCATTCTCGCCGGGGCATCCGTGTTCCGGCCCTTACACACGCTTTTCCGTCGGCTGCGACGCCCGCTCCTCTACACGACCCTGGGCGGCATCATCCTGGGAGGCCTGGGGGCGCTTGGCGGGCCCCTCACCCTGTTCAAGGGTGGCCAGCAGATGGCAGATCTCGTCCGGGCGGCGGAAGACTATACGACTGTCCAGCTCCTGCTCATCGTTGCCGTCAAACTCGCAGCACTGGTGGTCGCGGCCACCGCCGGCTTCCGCGGGGGCCGGATCTTCCCGGCCGTGTTCATCGGGGCCACGGTGGGCCTAGTGGCCCAGTCAATCGTTCCGGGCGTTCCGCTGGGTCTGGTCATCGCTTGCGGCATCCTCGGGGCCGTTCTGGCTGAATGCCGGGACGGTTGGATCGCGCTCTTCATTGCCATCGTCGTGGTGGGCGACATCTCCCTGTTGTCGATCCTCTGCATGGTGGTCCTTCCCGTCTGGCTCCTCGTCACACACGCACCGAAAATGATGGTCCACACCGTGCCACGCCAGCAGGTCTCCGGTTCCACCGTCTAATCGGGCGAAACCCCGGTGATCCGTGGGGATGAGGCGGCGCAAGGAATGGCTCAGCCGCCCCGGACGGGCACGCGGCTCAGACGAGTGGCGGAATGGGCGTGCGACCGAAGCTGCCGAAGGAACCGGGGTGGCCGACGTCGTTGGTTCCCCGGCGTTTCTACCGGCATTGACGCAGGTCACGTGCGTACGGTGGGGTCACCGTCTCAAGTCGACCACCACCAGCAGTCCGTCCCTCGCGTGCTTCCCCAGCAGTCCCCCGCGAGGTGGCGAGCCGTTCTGAATGGAGCCTGACGTGACAGACCACATCACCGCACCCGCCCCCGCGCCTGCACCGGCGTTCGCCCCCGCGGCCACAGCTGCAACCTCAGCTGCGTCCGCGCCCGTTCCCACCCGACCGGCCCGTGTGTCCCGACGCCGGCTGCTGCAGGGCACTGCCGCTCTCGGCGGCGTCATCGCGTTCGGGACCGCCGTCTCCGCCTCCACCACCCCGGCGTTCGCCGCCACCGTGAGCCGGCCGGACATCATCTCCACGAACGACTGGGGTGCCTCGGCCGCCAAGGGGTCACTTCCGACCCTCACGCGCCGGCCGACGCACCTGGTCATCCACCACACCACGCACGTGAACTCGGACGACTTCTCCGATGCCGCAGCCAAGGAGGTGGCCCGGCTGATCCAGCGGAACCACATGACCAACGGCTGGGCGGACACCGGGCAGCAGTTCACCATCGCCCGCGGCGGCCAGATGCTCGAGGGCCGGCACGGCTCGCTCGACGCCGTGGTGGACGGGACCCGATTCATCGAGGGCGCGCACGCCTACGGCTTCAATGACCAGTCGGTGGGCATCGAGGTCGACGGGATGTACACCAACGACGTCCCCACGGACGCGCAGTGGAGCTCCCTCGTGCATCTCAGTGCCTTCATCTGCCAGCGGTACGGACTTCACGTGGACCGGATCATCGCCCACCGGGACGTGCCTGGCGCCCAGACGCTGTGCTGCGGGGACACCTTCTACGGCAAGCTGTCCGCCCTGCGTGATGAGGTGGCCTCGGCGCTGGCCAACGGGGTCGACGGCGGCTCGGGCCCCTCCGGCGACTACCCCACCGTGCGCCTCGGTGACGAGGGCGAAGCCGTGCGCCGGGTCCAGGTCACCCTCAAGGTCATCGGCCATGATCCCGGCGCGGCCGACGGCGTGTTCGGCCCCGCGACGGAGAAGGCCTTGCGTGCGTACCAGTCGTCGCTCGGCACCGGCGTGGACGGCATCGCCGGTCCTCGTACCTGGGGCGCCCTCGCGACGCACCACGCGGCCGGCTCGACGGTGAGTTCCGGGGACAGCGGCACCGAGGTCGAGTATCTGCAGCGGGGCCTGAAGGCCTCCAGCGGCGTCGACCTGGCCACCGATGGCCACTTCGGGGAGCAGACCGAGGCCGCCGTCTCCGCCTACCAGAAGGCACGCGGGCTGACCGTGGACGGGGTGGGCGGCGCCGAGACGTGGGCCGCACTGAAGCACGGGCAGTAGGCCGCCGGCAGTAACTAGGGCGGTCCTCTCGCGGGCAAAGACAGAACCCCGTGGTCCCGTTTCCACGAAGGGAACGGGACCACGGGGTTCTGTGGGCCGACGCGCGCCGGGTGACCGGTCGGCGTCGTGCGCAGGAGTGCTCCCGCGCTACTGTATGCCGGGCGAGACCGCCGAAGCGGCCCCGCCCACCAGGTGCAGCGTGAAGATCAGCGCTTCGAGAACTGCGAGGCCTTGCGGGCCTTCTTGAGGCCGGCCTTCTTGCGCTCGACGACGCGGGCGTCACGCGTCAGGAAGCCGGCCTTCTTGAGAGCGGCGCGGTTGTTCTCGCGGTCGATCTCGTTCAGGGCGCGGGCGACACCGAGGCGCACGGCACCGGACTGGCCGGAGGGGCCGCCGCCGGTGATGCGCACGATGACGTCGTAGGCACCCTCAAGCTCGAGGAGCTTGAACGGATCGTTGACTTCCTGCTGGTGCAGCTTGTTCGGGAAGTAGTTCTCGAGGCTGCGGCCGTTGATGGTCCAGGCGCCGGAGCCCGGGATCAGGCGCACGCGGGCGATGGCCTGCTTGCGGCGCCCCACGGCGCCGCCGCCGACGGTCAGCGCGGGGCGCTCAGCGACAGCAACGGTCTCGGGGGCATTGGTGGACTCGGAGGTGTAGCTGGTCAGCTCCACTTCCTCGGTGGACTCATTCTCATTGAGAGTCATGGTTCTCCTTGAAAGATTGTGGTGGTGCTGACCCGTTACTGGGCGACCTGGCCGATTTCGTATGTCTTGGGCTGCTGGGCGGTGTGGGGGTGCTCGGCACCGCGGTACACCTTGAGCTTGTGCAGCTGCTCAGCGGCGAGGGAGTTCTTCGGGAGCATGCCGCGGACGGCCTTCTCCACGGCGCGCACCGGGTTCTTCTCCAGCAGCTCCGCGTAGGAGACAGAGGAGAGACCACCCGGGAAACCGGAGTGGCGGTAGGCGCGCTTCTTCTCGAGCTTGGCGCCGGTCAGGGCCACCTTCTCGGCGTTGATGATGATGACGAAATCGCCCATGTCCATGTGGGGGGCGAAGGTCGGCTTGTGCTTTCCGCGCAGCAGTGTTGCGGTCTGGCTGGCAAGACGACCCAGCACGACATCAGTGGCGTCAATGACGTGCCACTGGCGGTCGGCATCGCCGGGCTTCGGGGTGTACGTACGCACGTTGTTTGCCTTCGTGTTCGGTGTCGGTTACAGATTTCCGGCCCGCGGCGGTGAGTCCATGGGCCAGTCACTGAGTTCATCGGTGCGCAGCCGGTACGCCAGGTGAGGACTGGAGTGAGGCCGGGTCCGAAAGCTTCCCGGCGGCGCCCTGGGCTATCGCGACCATGCAACCAGGCCACCCGAGGGTACAGCGAATCCGGGAAAGGACACGCACAACGAAGGTCAATACTACCGTGTCCGCGCAGTAGGGGCAAAGCAGCTGGAATTCAGGCGAGTTCTGGAGGGATTCAGGAGGGTATCAGGGGAATCAGGGGAATCAGGGGAATCAGGGGAATCAGGGGAATGGAGCATGGCGGACTACTCCACAGGTGACTGATCACGGCGTGTCATCCACAGATTTTCAGAAGCCCTTTTCGGCGTCCGCAGGGTGTGCTCGAATGGACTCATTCGAACACATGTTCCCATCCTGTGGGGCAGGGAACGGGCAGAAGCCACCTTCACCAGCGGCGGCGAATGGGT of Citricoccus sp. K5 contains these proteins:
- a CDS encoding AI-2E family transporter, which gives rise to MNEHAVRGRGRSAFEFLVSGHVVAPRLAGTSSRRAQTHRSSGPVRPSPGPLSPFARGFAVTWGAIVAIGLALALVIMSGVVFNVFAALFIALSLNPLVNVLGRRGLSRGRAILVVAVAFALLAGGTLVLVIPPVLRQGAELVRSLPGSLAELSNQAWVQTVNAATSGGADALIQGLGDLTGQSSFWAFVAGGALSLGTGLAGWLSSAFFMAVLALYFLVSLKGMKRGFYSLVSASKRHMAIFLTERITDSIGRYLGGMVVLAACNAAFSLVLLTFTGVPYAGAISFAAFFITLIPVIGTVVTTCFMTLFALLSSPTAGVVVLVAMVVYMQVEAYVMTPRAMGKALHIPGATVLISATAGGVLMGFAGALIANPVAAALTLVVRHVVVPRRNAQ
- a CDS encoding ion channel protein, whose protein sequence is MAGVDGHRAPSTTTLLGLSVPAIIVGVISALGLFLVEEAAHLLEHLLWVSLPAIWGLDPDSGWWIFSVLSSVGLAVGVIVSFAPGHGGRDSATVELVAPPLTLTAVPGLVLVTVLVLAGGVSLGPESPIIAINTALLVALVAKFWPRIDVHLVVLVTAAGTIGALFGTPVAAALVFTGMVAAATTGGALWDRLFLPLLAAAAGSLTMRLVDGPQLWATGLPSLGTPQLAHLLAGAVVACAAALSILAGASVFRPLHTLFRRLRRPLLYTTLGGIILGGLGALGGPLTLFKGGQQMADLVRAAEDYTTVQLLLIVAVKLAALVVAATAGFRGGRIFPAVFIGATVGLVAQSIVPGVPLGLVIACGILGAVLAECRDGWIALFIAIVVVGDISLLSILCMVVLPVWLLVTHAPKMMVHTVPRQQVSGSTV
- a CDS encoding N-acetylmuramoyl-L-alanine amidase; its protein translation is MTDHITAPAPAPAPAFAPAATAATSAASAPVPTRPARVSRRRLLQGTAALGGVIAFGTAVSASTTPAFAATVSRPDIISTNDWGASAAKGSLPTLTRRPTHLVIHHTTHVNSDDFSDAAAKEVARLIQRNHMTNGWADTGQQFTIARGGQMLEGRHGSLDAVVDGTRFIEGAHAYGFNDQSVGIEVDGMYTNDVPTDAQWSSLVHLSAFICQRYGLHVDRIIAHRDVPGAQTLCCGDTFYGKLSALRDEVASALANGVDGGSGPSGDYPTVRLGDEGEAVRRVQVTLKVIGHDPGAADGVFGPATEKALRAYQSSLGTGVDGIAGPRTWGALATHHAAGSTVSSGDSGTEVEYLQRGLKASSGVDLATDGHFGEQTEAAVSAYQKARGLTVDGVGGAETWAALKHGQ
- the rpsI gene encoding 30S ribosomal protein S9 — its product is MTLNENESTEEVELTSYTSESTNAPETVAVAERPALTVGGGAVGRRKQAIARVRLIPGSGAWTINGRSLENYFPNKLHQQEVNDPFKLLELEGAYDVIVRITGGGPSGQSGAVRLGVARALNEIDRENNRAALKKAGFLTRDARVVERKKAGLKKARKASQFSKR
- the rplM gene encoding 50S ribosomal protein L13, producing the protein MRTYTPKPGDADRQWHVIDATDVVLGRLASQTATLLRGKHKPTFAPHMDMGDFVIIINAEKVALTGAKLEKKRAYRHSGFPGGLSSVSYAELLEKNPVRAVEKAVRGMLPKNSLAAEQLHKLKVYRGAEHPHTAQQPKTYEIGQVAQ